The sequence below is a genomic window from Uranotaenia lowii strain MFRU-FL chromosome 2, ASM2978415v1, whole genome shotgun sequence.
TGACATATTTGACATCCTCCACATCCAAACCGCGAGCCGCAACATCAGTCGCCACCAGTATTGTACTCTTTCCATGCCTGAAGTCTTGCAACACATAGTCTCGCTCCGCCTGCGATTTATCACCGTGGATCGAAGTCGCGCCATACCCATCGCGAATTATATTCTTCAGCAgatcttcaacttttttcttagtttccacgaaaataataattttattgtttctatCGGCGGCTATTTCTTTCAGCAGTGTCAGCAGTTTGCTTTCCTTCTCGTTTTCTTCGCAAATATCCACGATCTGATGGATATTATGATTTGCGGACAGATTCAACGACCCAATGTTGATTTGAATGTAATCGTGCAAAAAGTCCTCTGCTAGCGCCTGAACTTCTTTCGGCCATGTGGCTGACCACATCAAAACTTGTCGGTCCGGTCGAATCTGTTCAATGATCTTGCGAATCTGCGGCTCAAAACCCATGTCCAGCATACGATCCGCTTCATCCAACACCAGGTAGGTGCAACGACGCAAATTAGTGATACCGCGTTCCAAGAAGTCAATCAAACGTCCCGGAGTGGCAATAACAACTTCAACGCCGCGCTCCAAATCGCGAACCTACCATAATACGAATGATTTACATCAATTATATACTGAAAGGAAACAAACGCATAAAAACAATCTCTTACCTGTGGTCCCTTCAGCGCTCCACCGAAGATGCAAGTATAGCGGATCTGAGGTTTCGTGTGGGAACCGAAGTCCCGCACCACGGTTTGAATCTGCTGAGCTAGCTCCCGAGTTGGAGCAAGGACCAGCACGACCGGTCCTTCGCCTCGCTGTAGTGGCTTCTGGTTTGCAATGTGAACAATGGCTGGCAACATGTAGGCCAACGTCTTGCCGGAACCGGTTTGCGCAATACCGACCAAATCGCGGCCGGAAAGAGCAATGGGCCAGCCCTGGGCTTGAATGGCTGTTGGGGCCGGGAAGCCCTGTTTGCCAATCTCGTTCATTACCGAATCCGGGAATGTCCCTTCTTCGAAACTTTGAGTAGGGTGTGGTACATTGTTGCCCATAACGGTTATTTGCATACGTTCGCGGAATGTCTGGACCTCCTCTTGGGTCCTGGACATCACATTAGGGTGTGGCACATAGAAATCTTTCTCGAAGGGCTCCAGCTCCTTCCAGATTGGCTTAACCAGACCCTGTCCGGGGAACTTGGCCTTCAGCGATTGAACCTTGGCGCGTTCCTCCTTGCTCATACTCATAAAATCGGGTTTCGGACCGTATCCGTTGCGTCCTCTGTCACCTCCATATCCACCGGGCATTGTGTTATACTTCTTCGGTCCACCGAACGTGTCTAGAGGTCGATCGAACTGCGGCTTACCTGGGCCGCCCATTCCCGGTCCAGCACCGTACAATTTAGGGCCGCCGAAATCCTTCTTGGGTGGCATGCCTCCCATGCCGCCGGGCCCACCGAAATTGTTCTGTCCGAACTTGTTGAATCCCCGCGGGCCGCCTTGCCCTGGTCCACCGGTCGGGCCGCCACCTCCGTACATCGGCTTTGGTCCCCCGAAACCTGGATTAAAAGGAGGAATTGAAGGTGGCCCACCGGTACCGCCAGGTTTGTTCATAAAATGGGGTTTACCTCCGGAACCACCGCCTGGTCCACCGGCACCTCCGCCGTAAAAGTCCGGCTTCTCGCTGCGCGGACGGAAACCACCCGGGTGTGGTTGGCTGTTGCCTTGGAACTGCATCTTTGTTTTTATCTGGAAGGTAATGCAGGAAAGTGTTAAGCCAAAAGTGTATAATCCGGGCCGATGAAAGTCCGAAGCTTGGGAAGGTGTTCCATTACAGAAAAACCTTAGAAAGAAAACCCGAGACCTGAGGAACCAGGGACTTGAGACCTTGAGAAGAATGAGATCTCCGACATGAGGAGTCATGAGACTTGAGTTCTGAGACACGAATTCTGAGACATCAGATATTTAACATGATAAACGGTACTTATGACCTGATACATGAGAAGTTAGAGGTGAGACCAGAGAAGTGAAGTGTGAGATGAGATATGAGACGGAGACGTCAgaagtgaaaaatgaaatatgaGAGGTGGGACGTGAAACGAGAGCAGTGagatatgaaaaattgaaagtgaGGCGTAAGACGTGAAAAAAGATACGTGAGAAGATGTATGGAACTTGTTTTTTCCGGTATTCACGGAGATGCAGTGTACCTACGGTTCGAAAAGACTTGAcgtgacaaaaaaaagttaatatgaGACCAATAAATTATACGGcgaaagaaaaaagttgtacttcttcttcttctatttcttCTCGCCGATGCTATTTTAAGCACGACTCGGAACTGCCTTATCGACTAGCTCCTATTATGGGCAGTTACTGAGACTATATGAACAGCGTATCCGTTTATACTCCGTAGAGTTTACAATTCTTTTACACTCCGgagcagacttgtaaaccatcgacattttctctgacagtcgcacagcctgcttttatcagtatcattgttcgtgccattaaacgaatgcgaccgaaaacttgccgaacagtcgactaccatcaaacgaaacgacattcattcttctttgtgtgattgtcgaacaaaatttcgtgtcttggtacacgagaggaataatttgatggtcaaacgaccatcattcccgacagtttacgacatcgcctatctctttcacgcagcagaacttacagactcaataagcaaatgcaatcttttctattcactccctcctgttgaaaaaaaaattcgtcactctgcagcgccgggtgatgtttggatgtgttggtcgaacaatgtggaatgattatctcgattatctacgcaagagggatgacagtcaaacgactaatcacaaaaaagatcaaaatttcgttttacatttttttgctctccgatcaaacgattgcgctctccacgattgtcacgaacgatgtgtggtggttgtctccggaaaaattcaaacgatggtgaccaattACAAGCCTGCTCCGGAGAGATAGTTTGCATTCTTTTATACTCAGAAGAGTTTACATTTTTCGTTACATTGTAACATTTCCGGGTATAAGTGATCATTTTACATCCGAAGACTTACCCAATTTCCTTCACCTAGATTTAGGGTGGCGGGATTCGATCCCTGGACCTCTGGCTTATAAGCCAAAGACGTTCGTCATTAGGCTCAACGACCACCCCAAGAAGTTGTACTAATTTTAGCGACTTGGGTTCAGCATAAAAAGCAACTTTTTAACTTATTATAAGAAACGTTCAAATAgaacgtaacgcaattttcttGAGAATCACAATCCTACagtagttttttatttattcatttagtattttttatcatCTAATTATCACACCGTTTATTTCTCATCAGTGTACATCCGAAAATCTAATTACCTATTCTGCTTTGTCATATCTTGGCTTGTGAGTAAGCTCTTGACGTGTACCCCCGGGCCGAAAGTTAGGAGAAATTGTACCAAATTTTCGTTCAAGGCGTGGCAACTACAATGAAgtagtagatacagatagataCATTTTCTCGCTAATTTTTACCATCTTTCATATCTTATAACTTTCTATCcgttaataaaatttcataatcttgaaatcggcagatttttgaaaagggtgaATGCACCAATTGTTAACAAATACAGTTACTAGCATAACCGTATAAAGCTTTCTATTTTACATCTGAAAATATAgccccttttatttttttttattataatgtaggaattaaaatttgagttttaaaataagaaCTTATCACTCACGATGCTCCGACTTATCCCGGAGGGCGTTAagtagtttttgtttattttcatctggCAAGCTTTTTCCTCCTCCCAATTTCATCACGAAAAAAAGGCCAATAGTGATTTTGGGATCGAAAAAGcgcattcttaaattttcaatcaactttgcaaggcaaaaaaaaaacgcaaacaaTAGTGATTTTTGAAAGGTTTGTTAAAATGTGCAAATATGTTCAGTGAGGTTACTTGTAACATTCTGGATTTCAAAAGGGCGCTTGTATTTTGGCGAAGATACAGAATGAGAAAACAAACGGGCAAAATATcctatttattcatttttacgtAACAATCACGTAGAAACTATTCTTTCAACCTTTAAGGCGTTAAGATAGTTAGTTAGGATATTGATTAGATACAGCGCAATAGGCAATTGAttatattttctaaaacttcgaatgcgtttttctcaaaacaataGGCCCTTTACAAAAATCGATACATACATATTCTTCCTTAAAAGGACATTACCGTTAAAGCCCAGAAAATAtcattattgctttttttttcatgaatgaaTGAAACCCCCAAATTTTCACCCCCTTTTTTAATCAGAGGAACAAATTCAAGTTATTCGTTCAGGACCTCGGATTAAACTGATATTTCTTTCGATTCTGCCGTTGATAATTATTTAACAGACGCATCCTTTGTTAGAGCGTCATTTCAACTAGTCCGGCAGATAAATCATGAAAGAAAACGTTCATTCGGTCATGCAAAAGCGACGTTATAGCCGGTGcagaaaagcgaaaaaatgagATATCATGTCTCGGGAAAACACATGCGCAAATTTGATCAACTTTCCGATTGATTACTTTGCTGAGCAAAAATGGAAATCAGCCAattccagcaaaaaagaaatcttgaATTCAATCTGCTCGCTCATAAAATGGAATACTTCACTTAAAACACCAAACCTATTAAATATaacagaaatgttaaaaaattttaaaatatgcaaatttttatttcaaacttacCTACTCAAGCTTTCTCTTCCGTTCAATACTACCGAACGCTTTCCGGACAATGCAACCAGGAATAACACTTAAAAACTTTTGATCACGATACTTTCACCAATAATACTTCTTACTTCGACGTGATTTTAAGCAAGTGTTTCTTGTTGCTCTCCAGGAGTTACAATTTTATCTGCTCCTTCCAAACGTTTGGTGTGCGAACGTGTGTAATGTATGCGCAATAATTGAACCTGCACTAGGAATTTTCCGCACCGCGATGGTCGAATTTCTAATGTTTCTGACCAGCACAAGCTCTCACTATACTTTACAACGGGGCACCGTACTATTTGAGAAGGGTATGTGAAGCAACGAGGCAAAATCTTCCGagctttttgttgttgttgttgcttctCGACGACGAATTCGATTTGGGGTGATACTTGCTTGAGAAATCGGTGCTCTGCAATGGGGCCCCCTTATTCGGAAAATAAGATGGCGTACACGAAGTGAAAAATTTTCCTATTCCCACAAAACGCGTTTCACTGTTTGCCCGTTTCTGAAACGGATGACGGGGTCACTTTTGTTGCTAAATTGAGCTTCTGGCACCGGATTTTAGCAATATAATTATTAAGCTACGATTTTCTTCGACTTTCTCGGCCAAATTGATGTTTGAAAATTCGACGGAAAATTAACTAATGCAGGTAATTTTCTTTCCGCACCAGTGAATGTTGGATTCAGCAGCGCGACGCACGCACACCTTGTTCGGTCGAGGAGAGAAAGCCGAGAGAACCGATGGTCGACGAAAATCGAAGCTGAGGGCCCCTCGGTGTCGAAAAGGCCGATTTGACAGCtgactttttttgttattgcacGGACGCAGCCAGTTTACTGTCAAATTGTTGCACGGAGAAACTGTTGAACATATTTTTGGGG
It includes:
- the LOC129749092 gene encoding uncharacterized protein LOC129749092 isoform X2, which gives rise to MQFQGNSQPHPGGFRPRSEKPDFYGGGAGGPGGGSGGFGGPKPMYGGGGPTGGPGQGGPRGFNKFGQNNFGGPGGMGGMPPKKDFGGPKLYGAGPGMGGPGKPQFDRPLDTFGGPKKYNTMPGGYGGDRGRNGYGPKPDFMSMSKEERAKVQSLKAKFPGQGLVKPIWKELEPFEKDFYVPHPNVMSRTQEEVQTFRERMQITVMGNNVPHPTQSFEEGTFPDSVMNEIGKQGFPAPTAIQAQGWPIALSGRDLVGIAQTGSGKTLAYMLPAIVHIANQKPLQRGEGPVVLVLAPTRELAQQIQTVVRDFGSHTKPQIRYTCIFGGALKGPQVRDLERGVEVVIATPGRLIDFLERGITNLRRCTYLVLDEADRMLDMGFEPQIRKIIEQIRPDRQVLMWSATWPKEVQALAEDFLHDYIQINIGSLNLSANHNIHQIVDICEENEKESKLLTLLKEIAADRNNKIIIFVETKKKVEDLLKNIIRDGYGATSIHGDKSQAERDYVLQDFRHGKSTILVATDVAARGLDVEDVKYVINFDYPNSSEDYIHRIGRTGRCSSFGTAYTFFTPGNGRQARELLSVLEEAGQQPTNELIEMAKSVPGGKGRARYNIRGALTSNGFGGRGREPMIMMKGGFGGPKIFPKKPFENRFGGPPGGGPGMNRFNNPNGPPNKFGGPGSGGYRGGDNGGWNKNGGGYQQSSHQGQPQGGQHMYESHQQMRFPPKVYQNHQQQYDDFSNQMVGGPQQAFNGHSGTRFYQNKPHQGAGGLQQSQPGGPGGRYNPNNAEGGPKPPSAGRPPYQPNQQQQQFSNNYATGTANPYPQLAAAAAAAAAVGGGQTIPAAGFATGFDPLGGGAMGTYASSYQIPAAAAFYSYPAATGPPPPPQTQAPPLVPPVQQADDVRQMGLYSPNGGLVVCPVDTDFQTFVPN
- the LOC129749092 gene encoding uncharacterized protein LOC129749092 isoform X1, giving the protein MQFQGNSQPHPGGFRPRSEKPDFYGGGAGGPGGGSGGKPHFMNKPGGTGGPPSIPPFNPGFGGPKPMYGGGGPTGGPGQGGPRGFNKFGQNNFGGPGGMGGMPPKKDFGGPKLYGAGPGMGGPGKPQFDRPLDTFGGPKKYNTMPGGYGGDRGRNGYGPKPDFMSMSKEERAKVQSLKAKFPGQGLVKPIWKELEPFEKDFYVPHPNVMSRTQEEVQTFRERMQITVMGNNVPHPTQSFEEGTFPDSVMNEIGKQGFPAPTAIQAQGWPIALSGRDLVGIAQTGSGKTLAYMLPAIVHIANQKPLQRGEGPVVLVLAPTRELAQQIQTVVRDFGSHTKPQIRYTCIFGGALKGPQVRDLERGVEVVIATPGRLIDFLERGITNLRRCTYLVLDEADRMLDMGFEPQIRKIIEQIRPDRQVLMWSATWPKEVQALAEDFLHDYIQINIGSLNLSANHNIHQIVDICEENEKESKLLTLLKEIAADRNNKIIIFVETKKKVEDLLKNIIRDGYGATSIHGDKSQAERDYVLQDFRHGKSTILVATDVAARGLDVEDVKYVINFDYPNSSEDYIHRIGRTGRCSSFGTAYTFFTPGNGRQARELLSVLEEAGQQPTNELIEMAKSVPGGKGRARYNIRGALTSNGFGGRGREPMIMMKGGFGGPKIFPKKPFENRFGGPPGGGPGMNRFNNPNGPPNKFGGPGSGGYRGGDNGGWNKNGGGYQQSSHQGQPQGGQHMYESHQQMRFPPKVYQNHQQQYDDFSNQMVGGPQQAFNGHSGTRFYQNKPHQGAGGLQQSQPGGPGGRYNPNNAEGGPKPPSAGRPPYQPNQQQQQFSNNYATGTANPYPQLAAAAAAAAAVGGGQTIPAAGFATGFDPLGGGAMGTYASSYQIPAAAAFYSYPAATGPPPPPQTQAPPLVPPVQQADDVRQMGLYSPNGGLVVCPVDTDFQTFVPN